The Pan troglodytes isolate AG18354 chromosome 7, NHGRI_mPanTro3-v2.0_pri, whole genome shotgun sequence genome has a window encoding:
- the SYBU gene encoding syntabulin isoform X7, with product MSTAGSKRSSSSRNRGPHGRSNGASSHKPGSSPSSPREKDLLSMLCRNQLSPVNIHPSYAPSSPSSSNSGSYKGSDCSPIMRRSGRYMSCGENHGVRPPNPEQYLTPLQQKEVTVRHLKTKLKESERRLHERESEIVELKSQLARMREDWIEEECHRVEAQLALKEARKEIKQLKQVIETMRNSLADKDKGIQKYFVDINIQNKKLESLLQSMEMAHSGSLRDELCLDFPCDSPEKSLTLNPPLDTMADGLSLEEQVTGEGADRELLVGDSIADGTDLFDEIVTATTTESGDLELVHSTPGANVLELLPIVMGQEEGSVVVERAVQTDVVPYSPAISELIQSVLQKLQDPCPSSLASPDESEPDSMESFPESLSALVVDLTPRNPNSAILLSPVETPYANVDAEVHANRLMRELDFAACVEERLDGVIPLARGGVVRQYWSSSFLVDLLAVAAPVVPTVLWAFSTQRGGTDPVYNIGALLRGCCVVALHSLRRTAFHIKT from the exons TCGAGGTCCTCATGGGCGGAGTAATGGAGCTTCGTCACACAAGCCTGGCAGCAGCCCATCATCCCCGCGGGAAAAGGACCTTCTGTCCATGCTGTGCAGGAATCAGCTGAGCCCTGTCAATATCCATCCCAGTTATGCACCTTCTTCCCCAAGCAGTAGCAACTCAGGCTCCTACAAAGGAAGCGACTGTAGCCCCATCATGAG GCGTTCTGGAAGGTACATGTCTTGCGGTGAAAATCATGGTGTCAGACCCCCAAACCCAGAGCAGTATTTGACTCCACTGCAGCAGAAAGAGGTGACAGTGAGACACCTCAAAACCAAGCTGAAGGAATCTGAGCGCCGACTCCATGAAAG GGAAAGTGAAATCGTGGAGCTTAAGTCCCAGCTGGCCCGCATGCGAGAGGACTGGATTGAGGAGGAGTGTCACCGGGTAGAGGCCCAGTTGGCACTCAAAGAAGCCAGGAAAGAGATTAAACAGCTCAAACAGGTCATCGAAACCATGCGGAACAGCTTGGCTGATAAAGATAAAGGcattcagaaatattttgtgGACATAAACATCCAAAACAAGAAGCTGGAGTCTCTCCTTCAGAGCATGGAGATGGCACACAGTGGCTCTCTGAGGGACGAACTGTGCCTAGACTTTCCATGTGATTCCCCAGAGAAGAGCTTAACCCTCAACCCCCCTCTTGACACAATGGCAGATGGGTTATCTCTGGAAGAGCAGGTCACGGGGGAAGGGGCTGACAGGGAGCTACTGGTAGGAGATAGCATAGCCGACGGCACAGATTTGTTCGATGAGATAGTGACAGCCACCACCACAGAATCTGGTGACCTGGAGCTTGTGCATTCCACCCCTGGGGCTAACGTCCTGGAGCTGCTGCCCATAGTCATGGGTCAGGAGGAGGGCAGTGTGGTGGTGGAGCGAGCCGTTCAGACCGACGTGGTGCCCTACAGCCCAGCCATCTCAGAGCTCATTCAGAGTGTGCTGCAGAAGCTCCAGGACCCCTGTCCCTCGAGCTTGGCGTCCCCTGATGAGTCTGAACCAGACTCGATGGAGAGCTTCCCAGAGTCCCTCTCTGCCTTAGTGGTTGATTTAACTCCAAGAAATCCAAACTCAGCCATCCTTTTGTCTCCCGTGGAGACCCCGTACGCCAATGTGGATGCAGAAGTTCATGCAAACCGCCTCATGAGAGAGTTGGATTTTGCAGCCTGCGTGGAAGAGAGGTTGGATGGTGTCATCCCACTGGCTCGCGGGGGCGTCGTGAGGCAGTACTGGAGCAGCAGCTTCCTGGTGGATCTCCTGGCTGTGGCTGCCCCCGTGGTCCCCACGGTTCTGTGGGCATTCAGTACTCAGAGAGGGGGAACGGATCCTGTGTATAACATCGGGGCCTTGCTCAGGGGCTGCTGCGTGGTTGCCCTGCATTCGCTCCGCCGCACCGCCTTCCATATCAAAACCTAA
- the SYBU gene encoding syntabulin isoform X6, with translation MFAMKVYGAYLLSSEADFSSSSSTGSISAPEVHMSTAGSKRSSSSRNRGPHGRSNGASSHKPGSSPSSPREKDLLSMLCRNQLSPVNIHPSYAPSSPSSSNSGSYKGSDCSPIMRRSGRYMSCGENHGVRPPNPEQYLTPLQQKEVTVRHLKTKLKESERRLHERESEIVELKSQLARMREDWIEEECHRVEAQLALKEARKEIKQLKQVIETMRNSLADKDKGIQKYFVDINIQNKKLESLLQSMEMAHSGSLRDELCLDFPCDSPEKSLTLNPPLDTMADGLSLEEQVTGEGADRELLVGDSIADGTDLFDEIVTATTTESGDLELVHSTPGANVLELLPIVMGQEEGSVVVERAVQTDVVPYSPAISELIQSVLQKLQDPCPSSLASPDESEPDSMESFPESLSALVVDLTPRNPNSAILLSPVETPYANVDAEVHANRLMRELDFAACVEERLDGVIPLARGGVVRQYWSSSFLVDLLAVAAPVVPTVLWAFSTQRGGTDPVYNIGALLRGCCVVALHSLRRTAFHIKT, from the exons TCGAGGTCCTCATGGGCGGAGTAATGGAGCTTCGTCACACAAGCCTGGCAGCAGCCCATCATCCCCGCGGGAAAAGGACCTTCTGTCCATGCTGTGCAGGAATCAGCTGAGCCCTGTCAATATCCATCCCAGTTATGCACCTTCTTCCCCAAGCAGTAGCAACTCAGGCTCCTACAAAGGAAGCGACTGTAGCCCCATCATGAG GCGTTCTGGAAGGTACATGTCTTGCGGTGAAAATCATGGTGTCAGACCCCCAAACCCAGAGCAGTATTTGACTCCACTGCAGCAGAAAGAGGTGACAGTGAGACACCTCAAAACCAAGCTGAAGGAATCTGAGCGCCGACTCCATGAAAG GGAAAGTGAAATCGTGGAGCTTAAGTCCCAGCTGGCCCGCATGCGAGAGGACTGGATTGAGGAGGAGTGTCACCGGGTAGAGGCCCAGTTGGCACTCAAAGAAGCCAGGAAAGAGATTAAACAGCTCAAACAGGTCATCGAAACCATGCGGAACAGCTTGGCTGATAAAGATAAAGGcattcagaaatattttgtgGACATAAACATCCAAAACAAGAAGCTGGAGTCTCTCCTTCAGAGCATGGAGATGGCACACAGTGGCTCTCTGAGGGACGAACTGTGCCTAGACTTTCCATGTGATTCCCCAGAGAAGAGCTTAACCCTCAACCCCCCTCTTGACACAATGGCAGATGGGTTATCTCTGGAAGAGCAGGTCACGGGGGAAGGGGCTGACAGGGAGCTACTGGTAGGAGATAGCATAGCCGACGGCACAGATTTGTTCGATGAGATAGTGACAGCCACCACCACAGAATCTGGTGACCTGGAGCTTGTGCATTCCACCCCTGGGGCTAACGTCCTGGAGCTGCTGCCCATAGTCATGGGTCAGGAGGAGGGCAGTGTGGTGGTGGAGCGAGCCGTTCAGACCGACGTGGTGCCCTACAGCCCAGCCATCTCAGAGCTCATTCAGAGTGTGCTGCAGAAGCTCCAGGACCCCTGTCCCTCGAGCTTGGCGTCCCCTGATGAGTCTGAACCAGACTCGATGGAGAGCTTCCCAGAGTCCCTCTCTGCCTTAGTGGTTGATTTAACTCCAAGAAATCCAAACTCAGCCATCCTTTTGTCTCCCGTGGAGACCCCGTACGCCAATGTGGATGCAGAAGTTCATGCAAACCGCCTCATGAGAGAGTTGGATTTTGCAGCCTGCGTGGAAGAGAGGTTGGATGGTGTCATCCCACTGGCTCGCGGGGGCGTCGTGAGGCAGTACTGGAGCAGCAGCTTCCTGGTGGATCTCCTGGCTGTGGCTGCCCCCGTGGTCCCCACGGTTCTGTGGGCATTCAGTACTCAGAGAGGGGGAACGGATCCTGTGTATAACATCGGGGCCTTGCTCAGGGGCTGCTGCGTGGTTGCCCTGCATTCGCTCCGCCGCACCGCCTTCCATATCAAAACCTAA